A DNA window from Desulfonatronum thiosulfatophilum contains the following coding sequences:
- a CDS encoding branched-chain amino acid aminotransferase: protein MDIRIETASSAQRRTKPADESKLVFGNTFSDHMFRMDYRDQQGWTEAKVVPFQNISLDPAAMVLHYGQGIFEGMKAYRRRDGKINLFRPRQNFERMNRSAQRLCMPTIDVDEHFDILETLLRADHEWIPQSRGSSLYIRPTMIASEAHIGVRPAKEYIYYIITGPVGAYYAEGFNPVSIYVSDEFVRAVRGGVGEAKTMGNYAASLLAAEVAKKKGFTQVLWLDGVERRYIEEVGTMNIFFRIEDTLVTPPLTGSILPGITRDTVLTLAKHWGVKVEERMIDIQECVAGIETGKITEVFGSGTAAVISPVGSICYKDKTYTVRDGSVGELARRLNDEIVGIQYGEKEDVFGWVHEVKI from the coding sequence ATGGATATCCGCATCGAAACCGCCTCTTCAGCCCAACGCCGCACGAAACCGGCGGACGAAAGCAAGCTGGTCTTCGGCAACACCTTCAGCGATCACATGTTCCGGATGGATTACCGGGATCAGCAAGGCTGGACTGAGGCCAAGGTCGTCCCCTTCCAGAACATCAGCCTGGATCCGGCGGCCATGGTGCTGCACTACGGTCAAGGCATCTTTGAAGGTATGAAGGCGTATCGCCGGCGCGATGGAAAGATTAATCTGTTCCGGCCCCGACAAAATTTCGAGCGCATGAACCGCTCCGCCCAACGGCTGTGCATGCCGACTATCGATGTGGACGAACATTTCGACATTCTCGAGACGCTGCTGCGCGCGGATCACGAATGGATTCCCCAAAGCAGAGGCTCCTCACTGTATATTCGGCCGACCATGATTGCATCGGAAGCGCACATCGGCGTCCGTCCGGCCAAGGAATACATCTACTACATCATCACCGGCCCCGTCGGCGCGTATTACGCCGAGGGTTTCAATCCGGTAAGCATTTATGTTTCGGACGAATTCGTACGCGCGGTGCGCGGCGGGGTCGGCGAGGCCAAGACCATGGGCAACTATGCCGCCAGTCTGCTCGCCGCGGAAGTTGCCAAGAAAAAGGGCTTCACCCAGGTGCTGTGGCTGGACGGCGTGGAACGGCGATACATCGAGGAAGTCGGCACCATGAACATTTTTTTTCGCATCGAAGACACCCTGGTCACACCGCCTTTGACCGGTTCGATCCTGCCGGGCATCACCCGGGATACGGTCCTGACCCTGGCCAAACACTGGGGCGTCAAGGTCGAGGAACGAATGATCGACATCCAGGAGTGCGTGGCGGGCATCGAAACCGGCAAAATTACCGAAGTCTTCGGTTCCGGCACGGCAGCGGTCATCTCACCGGTGGGCTCCATCTGCTACAAGGACAAAACATACACCGTCCGGGACGGAAGCGTCGGCGAATTGGCCCGTCGGCTCAACGATGAAATCGTCGGCATCCAGTATGGTGAAAAAGAGGATGTCTTCGGCTGGGTCCATGAAGTGAAGATATGA
- a CDS encoding peptidylprolyl isomerase — protein MNVVMTTSHGDIVIELDQEKAPVTVENFLRYVDEDFFADTIFHRVIPGFMIQGGGMNEEMFQKPGHPAIKNEADNGLKNLRGTLAMARTADVNSATSQFFINLKDNSFLDHGGRDFGYAVFGKVVDGMDVVDAIATVKTGTKRMHQDVPLEPVKIIKVVRAES, from the coding sequence ATGAACGTCGTAATGACCACCAGCCACGGTGATATCGTTATTGAACTGGACCAGGAAAAAGCTCCGGTCACCGTGGAGAATTTTCTGCGCTACGTGGACGAGGATTTTTTCGCGGACACCATTTTCCATCGCGTCATCCCAGGCTTCATGATCCAGGGCGGCGGAATGAACGAAGAAATGTTCCAGAAACCAGGTCATCCGGCCATCAAGAACGAGGCGGACAACGGCCTGAAGAACCTGCGCGGCACCCTGGCCATGGCCCGAACCGCTGACGTCAACAGCGCCACCAGCCAGTTCTTCATCAACCTGAAGGACAACTCCTTCCTGGACCACGGCGGTCGTGACTTCGGCTACGCGGTCTTCGGCAAGGTCGTGGACGGCATGGACGTGGTCGATGCCATCGCCACGGTCAAGACCGGCACCAAACGCATGCACCAGGACGTTCCGCTGGAACCCGTGAAGATCATCAAGGTGGTCCGCGCCGAGAGCTGA
- a CDS encoding type I restriction-modification system subunit M, whose translation MSNEQLVSKVWNYAHVLRDQSISYGDYIEQITYLLFLKMDLEREELLGETSAIPSQWNWAQLAIKDGDELELQYRHTLEALGREDGLIGTIFRKAQNKLSDPAKLKRVVSLIDKEGPWVGLQVDVKGEIYEGLLERNASEVKSGAGQYFTPRPVIEAIVKCVDPRIGETVCDPACGTGGFLLAAYDHMKTQTRDRDRLRALCHDAFTGVDIVDEVVRLCAMNLYLHGLGNSASPVVQGDALAGDGGRRFNVVLTNPPFGKKSSYRVVGEDGAVSTERESYEREDFKFTTSNKQFNFLQHIMTILDTNGRAGVVLPDNVLFEAGRAGEGIRKRLLEGFNFHTLLRLPTGIWYSPGVKANVLFFDKRPASREVQTRELWVYDYRTNIHKTLKTKRLTGGDFDDFTRCFHERTETERFRRFSYEELARRDKLNLDVFWLKDDSLEDIDSLPEPAVLAAAIVENLKAALEQFRGVSQELTGYAE comes from the coding sequence ATGAGCAACGAACAACTGGTCTCCAAAGTCTGGAACTACGCCCACGTGCTGCGCGATCAGAGCATTTCCTATGGCGATTACATCGAGCAGATCACGTATCTGCTGTTCCTGAAGATGGACCTGGAGCGCGAGGAGCTTTTGGGCGAGACGTCGGCCATTCCGTCGCAGTGGAACTGGGCGCAACTGGCGATTAAGGACGGCGACGAGCTGGAGTTGCAGTACCGCCATACGCTGGAGGCCCTGGGACGGGAGGACGGGCTGATCGGCACGATCTTCCGCAAGGCCCAAAACAAGCTCTCCGATCCGGCCAAGCTGAAGCGCGTGGTCAGTCTGATCGACAAGGAAGGCCCCTGGGTGGGCTTGCAGGTCGACGTGAAGGGCGAGATTTACGAGGGGCTGCTGGAGCGCAATGCCTCGGAAGTGAAGTCCGGGGCAGGGCAGTACTTCACCCCGCGGCCGGTGATTGAGGCCATCGTCAAGTGCGTGGACCCCAGAATCGGCGAGACCGTGTGCGACCCGGCCTGCGGCACGGGGGGCTTTCTGCTGGCGGCCTACGATCACATGAAGACCCAGACCCGGGACCGGGACAGGCTGCGCGCCTTGTGCCACGACGCCTTTACCGGGGTGGATATCGTGGACGAGGTGGTCCGGCTCTGCGCCATGAATCTCTATCTGCACGGCCTGGGCAACAGCGCCAGCCCCGTGGTCCAGGGCGACGCCCTGGCCGGCGACGGAGGCAGGCGCTTCAACGTGGTGCTGACCAACCCGCCCTTCGGCAAGAAGTCGAGTTACAGGGTTGTCGGCGAGGACGGCGCGGTCTCGACGGAGCGCGAAAGCTACGAGCGCGAAGACTTCAAATTCACCACTTCGAACAAGCAGTTCAACTTCCTCCAGCACATCATGACCATCCTGGACACCAACGGCCGCGCGGGCGTGGTGTTGCCGGACAACGTCCTGTTCGAGGCGGGCCGGGCCGGGGAGGGCATCCGCAAGCGGCTGCTGGAAGGCTTCAACTTCCACACCCTGCTGCGCCTGCCCACGGGCATCTGGTACAGCCCCGGCGTGAAGGCCAACGTGCTCTTCTTCGACAAGCGACCGGCCTCACGGGAAGTCCAGACCCGGGAACTCTGGGTCTACGACTACCGGACCAACATCCACAAGACCCTGAAGACCAAGCGGTTGACCGGAGGCGATTTCGACGATTTCACGCGCTGCTTCCACGAGCGCACGGAAACCGAACGCTTCCGGCGCTTCAGTTACGAGGAATTGGCCCGGCGCGACAAGCTGAACCTGGACGTCTTCTGGCTCAAGGACGACAGCCTGGAAGACATCGACAGCCTGCCCGAACCGGCGGTGCTCGCCGCGGCCATCGTCGAAAACCTGAAAGCGGCCCTGGAACAGTTCCGGGGGGTCAGTCAGGAATTGACCGGATATGCGGAATAA
- a CDS encoding type II toxin-antitoxin system HicA family toxin encodes MARVTGSHHIFVQSGSNLRITVPVHANRDLKIGLQRAIMKQAGIAEEEL; translated from the coding sequence CTGGCACGTGTCACGGGGAGCCATCACATCTTCGTCCAATCTGGAAGCAATCTGCGCATCACCGTGCCCGTCCATGCAAACCGGGACCTGAAGATCGGTCTGCAACGCGCAATCATGAAGCAGGCGGGCATCGCTGAAGAGGAACTGTAA
- a CDS encoding type II toxin-antitoxin system HicB family antitoxin, producing the protein MKLKVVIHEAEEGGYWAEVPAIPGCATQGENLRELIENIYDAVEGCLSIDMDTVQLDPTDQVMELVV; encoded by the coding sequence ATGAAACTGAAAGTTGTGATTCACGAGGCTGAAGAGGGTGGTTACTGGGCAGAAGTGCCCGCGATCCCAGGCTGTGCAACGCAGGGAGAAAACTTACGGGAGCTGATCGAGAACATTTACGACGCCGTCGAGGGCTGCCTGAGTATCGACATGGACACCGTGCAACTCGACCCCACCGATCAAGTCATGGAACTCGTCGTCTGA
- a CDS encoding PA2779 family protein, with the protein MNWQKMVLNRQLCWTVMALFCFFSLLPPNAEAFLAQSRLSSGEVLSERATQLAVIQGALEHKIVAQRLQDYGMSKAEVVAKLDTLSEEQLHQLATLSGDVGGGVIGGVIGVLVIILLVVVILRISDRRIVIQ; encoded by the coding sequence ATGAACTGGCAAAAAATGGTTTTGAACAGACAACTTTGCTGGACAGTTATGGCCCTTTTTTGTTTTTTCTCCTTGTTGCCGCCCAACGCCGAGGCCTTTTTGGCCCAGAGCCGGCTTTCTTCCGGCGAGGTCCTTTCCGAAAGGGCAACCCAGTTGGCGGTCATTCAGGGCGCCCTGGAGCATAAGATTGTAGCCCAGCGTCTTCAGGACTACGGCATGAGCAAGGCCGAAGTCGTCGCCAAACTCGACACCTTGAGCGAAGAGCAACTGCATCAATTGGCGACGCTTTCCGGGGATGTCGGAGGTGGTGTCATTGGTGGCGTTATCGGCGTTCTCGTGATCATCCTGTTGGTCGTCGTCATCCTTCGCATAAGCGATAGGCGCATTGTTATTCAATAG
- a CDS encoding type II toxin-antitoxin system YafQ family toxin: MYTPVYTKQFEKDAKRCVRRGKDMERFKILARTLLSGEPLDPIHREHKLSGTFVGRRDCHIDSDWVLIYRIEGDQLNLRANGTHSDLFKK; encoded by the coding sequence ATGTACACGCCGGTCTACACGAAGCAGTTCGAGAAGGACGCCAAGCGGTGCGTCCGGCGCGGCAAGGATATGGAGAGGTTTAAGATTCTTGCCCGCACCCTGCTTTCTGGCGAGCCTCTGGATCCTATCCATCGCGAGCACAAGCTCTCAGGCACTTTTGTCGGCAGACGGGATTGCCATATCGATTCCGACTGGGTGCTGATCTACCGGATCGAAGGCGACCAATTAAATCTTCGAGCGAATGGGACCCATTCGGACCTGTTCAAGAAATAG
- a CDS encoding type II toxin-antitoxin system RelB/DinJ family antitoxin, which produces MGKTAMVRARVEPELKDHAESVFRRLGLNATQAITIFYKQVELRGGLPFDVVVPTATTQRAFEASEAGRDLVVCEDADDMFRKLGI; this is translated from the coding sequence ATGGGTAAGACAGCCATGGTTCGGGCGAGAGTGGAACCCGAATTGAAGGACCATGCGGAGAGCGTATTTCGTCGTTTGGGATTGAACGCCACGCAGGCCATCACGATATTTTACAAGCAGGTTGAGCTTCGCGGCGGACTTCCCTTTGATGTCGTTGTACCCACGGCAACCACGCAGCGAGCGTTCGAGGCATCTGAGGCCGGACGTGATCTGGTTGTCTGCGAGGACGCAGACGATATGTTCCGGAAACTCGGAATCTGA
- a CDS encoding peptidoglycan-binding domain-containing protein, which yields MRLLYLGYHEVGIADGIMGAKTREALRNFQQDRGIPVTGKIDPATREELMKK from the coding sequence ATGAGACTGTTGTACCTCGGCTACCACGAAGTCGGCATAGCCGATGGAATCATGGGCGCAAAGACCAGGGAAGCTTTGCGGAACTTTCAGCAAGACCGGGGTATTCCCGTGACAGGCAAGATAGACCCCGCAACCCGGGAGGAATTGATGAAAAAGTAG
- a CDS encoding ABC transporter ATP-binding protein, with amino-acid sequence MLLRIENLEVKYGNVQVLHKLNLNVAQGEIVTILGANGAGKSTTLMSVSGLVKPSGGGIYLEDKALHKLEAHDIVKLGLAQVPEGRRVFGTLSVQENLHLGAFTATDQARIRKNMEWVYEMFPILHQRRGQLAGTLSGGEQQMLAIGRGLMANPKILLLDEPSLGLAPILVKSIFATIREINKSGVTIVLVEQNARLALKLADRGYVLELGKIVLEDTAKALLVNPEVQNAYLGGAG; translated from the coding sequence ATGCTCCTGCGAATTGAAAATCTGGAAGTCAAGTACGGCAATGTGCAGGTTCTTCATAAACTGAATCTGAACGTGGCCCAGGGCGAGATCGTGACCATCCTCGGGGCCAACGGAGCCGGCAAGTCCACGACCCTGATGTCCGTCAGCGGCCTGGTCAAGCCGTCGGGAGGCGGGATCTACCTGGAAGACAAGGCCCTGCACAAGCTGGAGGCCCATGACATCGTCAAGCTCGGCCTGGCCCAGGTTCCCGAGGGGCGGCGGGTTTTCGGAACCCTGAGCGTGCAGGAGAATCTGCATCTCGGAGCGTTCACGGCTACGGATCAGGCCCGGATTCGCAAGAACATGGAATGGGTGTACGAGATGTTCCCCATCCTGCATCAGCGTCGCGGACAGCTGGCCGGCACCCTAAGCGGCGGAGAACAGCAGATGCTGGCCATCGGCCGCGGCCTGATGGCCAATCCCAAGATTCTGCTCCTGGACGAACCCAGCCTGGGACTGGCTCCGATCCTGGTCAAGTCCATTTTCGCCACGATCCGGGAGATCAACAAATCCGGCGTGACCATCGTCCTGGTGGAACAAAACGCCCGCCTGGCCCTGAAGCTGGCTGACCGGGGCTATGTCCTGGAACTGGGGAAAATCGTTCTGGAAGACACGGCTAAAGCCCTCCTGGTGAATCCGGAAGTGCAGAACGCCTACCTGGGGGGAGCGGGGTAG
- a CDS encoding ABC transporter ATP-binding protein — MSASPLLRIANLTKAFGGVMAVNNVSFDVDHGSIVGLIGPNGAGKTTVFNLITGNYQPNSGEILFDGRNIVNMRTNKIVSLGIARTFQTIRLFQNMSALENVLAGCHCRMRSGVVGAMLRLPWQKREEREALEIAVTELEFVGLRPHLDQAARNLSYGNQRLLEVARALATKPRFLILDEPAGGMNDYETQVLVNLIIQIRERGITVLLIEHDMNLVMQICEKLVVLEYGMLIAQGTPAEIQKDQRVIDAYLGAPEDDEDEEF, encoded by the coding sequence ATGAGCGCCTCGCCCTTGTTGCGCATCGCCAACCTGACCAAGGCCTTTGGCGGGGTCATGGCCGTGAACAACGTCAGTTTCGACGTGGACCACGGCTCCATCGTCGGTCTGATCGGTCCCAACGGCGCGGGCAAGACCACCGTCTTCAACCTGATCACCGGCAACTATCAGCCCAATAGCGGGGAGATTCTTTTTGACGGGCGCAATATCGTGAACATGCGCACCAACAAGATCGTCTCCCTGGGCATCGCTCGTACCTTTCAGACGATTCGCCTGTTTCAGAACATGAGCGCCCTGGAAAACGTGCTTGCCGGATGTCACTGCCGGATGCGCTCCGGAGTCGTCGGCGCCATGCTTCGTCTGCCCTGGCAGAAGAGGGAAGAGCGAGAGGCGCTGGAAATTGCCGTGACGGAACTGGAATTCGTCGGGCTTCGACCGCACCTGGATCAGGCTGCCCGCAACCTGTCCTACGGCAACCAGCGTCTGCTGGAGGTTGCCCGGGCCCTGGCCACCAAGCCGCGCTTCCTGATTCTGGATGAACCCGCCGGCGGGATGAACGATTACGAGACCCAGGTGCTGGTGAACCTGATCATTCAGATTCGGGAACGCGGGATCACGGTCCTGCTGATCGAACACGACATGAATCTGGTCATGCAAATCTGTGAAAAACTGGTGGTCCTGGAGTACGGAATGTTGATCGCCCAGGGAACTCCGGCGGAAATTCAGAAGGACCAACGGGTCATTGACGCCTACCTGGGGGCTCCGGAAGACGATGAAGACGAGGAATTCTGA
- a CDS encoding branched-chain amino acid ABC transporter permease, whose protein sequence is MKPATIINILFVAALLVAPYWLDSYWVDVLNSIGLYAVLALSLNIILGYAGLFHMGHAAFFAVGTYTTAILNTQFGIPVLWLMPLSGMAAGIFALIVARPIIHLRGDYLLIVTIGIVEIVRIALVNNVFGVTGGANGIFGISRPVLFGYVIRTPHDFYYLILAFAAITVLLFVRLENSRFGRALNYIREDDVAAEGSGINAAHYKLVAFVLGAFWAGMAGTIFASKMTIVSPQSFTFWESVIMFTIVILGGAGNIKGVILGAFLIIGLPEVFREFAGARMLFFGAAMILMMIFRPKGILPPPPRTFNLNFLADSRGGGK, encoded by the coding sequence ATGAAGCCGGCAACCATCATCAACATCCTCTTCGTTGCGGCATTGCTCGTCGCTCCGTACTGGCTGGATTCCTACTGGGTGGACGTCCTCAACTCCATCGGCCTCTACGCGGTGTTGGCACTCAGCCTGAACATCATTCTCGGCTACGCCGGGTTGTTTCACATGGGGCACGCCGCGTTTTTCGCCGTGGGCACCTACACCACGGCCATCCTGAACACCCAGTTCGGGATTCCGGTGCTCTGGCTGATGCCCCTTTCCGGCATGGCAGCCGGCATTTTCGCCCTGATCGTGGCCAGGCCGATCATTCATCTGCGCGGCGATTATCTGCTCATCGTGACCATCGGGATCGTGGAAATCGTGCGCATCGCCTTGGTGAACAACGTCTTCGGGGTCACCGGCGGAGCCAACGGCATTTTCGGGATCAGCCGTCCCGTGCTGTTCGGGTACGTGATCCGCACTCCCCATGACTTCTACTACCTGATCCTTGCCTTTGCCGCGATCACGGTGCTGCTCTTTGTGCGTCTGGAAAACTCCCGGTTCGGACGGGCCTTGAACTACATCCGCGAGGACGACGTGGCGGCGGAAGGCAGCGGCATCAACGCGGCCCACTACAAGCTGGTAGCTTTTGTCCTCGGAGCGTTCTGGGCCGGCATGGCCGGGACCATCTTCGCATCCAAGATGACCATTGTTTCACCCCAGTCCTTCACGTTCTGGGAATCCGTGATCATGTTCACCATTGTTATCCTGGGCGGAGCCGGCAACATCAAGGGCGTCATTCTCGGAGCCTTTCTGATCATCGGCCTGCCGGAAGTCTTTCGGGAGTTCGCCGGCGCACGGATGCTCTTCTTCGGGGCAGCCATGATCCTGATGATGATCTTCCGGCCCAAGGGCATCCTGCCGCCACCGCCGCGGACATTTAATTTGAATTTCCTTGCTGATTCCCGGGGAGGTGGAAAATGA
- a CDS encoding branched-chain amino acid ABC transporter permease codes for MQLFLEQLTNGLAVGGIYALIALGYTMVYGVLKLINFAHGDLFTIGAYLGLTLLLSMGLTEHLGPMAGIMVLVIMVMGLVAVIGALLERVAYRPLRTSPRLSAVVSALGASIFFQNAVMLIYGARFRVYPHDILPTTSISMFGVDIPVMRIVLFAASIVMMAGLYFFVQRTKTGTAIRAAAIDQGAAKLMGIDVNRVIMYVFLIGPALGGAAGMMVGLYYGQINFTMGWVYGLKAFTAAILGGIGNIPGAMLGGLLLGVIEAMGATYISLAWKDAISFMVLILILIFRPTGILGERVADKV; via the coding sequence ATGCAACTTTTTCTGGAACAATTGACCAACGGGTTGGCCGTGGGCGGCATCTACGCCCTGATCGCCCTTGGTTACACCATGGTTTACGGTGTTCTCAAGCTGATCAACTTCGCTCACGGCGACCTGTTCACCATTGGAGCCTACCTGGGGTTGACCCTTCTTCTGTCCATGGGACTTACCGAACACCTCGGCCCCATGGCCGGAATCATGGTTCTGGTGATCATGGTCATGGGCCTGGTGGCCGTTATCGGCGCACTGCTGGAGCGGGTCGCCTACCGCCCCCTGCGCACTTCGCCCAGGCTTTCCGCGGTTGTTTCGGCCCTGGGCGCGTCCATATTTTTTCAGAACGCGGTGATGCTCATCTACGGCGCCCGATTCCGCGTCTACCCCCACGACATCTTGCCCACCACGTCGATTTCCATGTTCGGCGTGGATATCCCGGTGATGCGGATCGTTCTTTTTGCCGCGTCCATCGTGATGATGGCCGGGCTGTACTTTTTCGTGCAGCGCACCAAGACCGGTACGGCCATCCGGGCCGCGGCCATTGATCAGGGCGCGGCCAAGCTGATGGGCATCGATGTGAACCGGGTCATCATGTACGTCTTTCTGATCGGCCCGGCCCTGGGCGGAGCGGCCGGAATGATGGTCGGTCTCTATTACGGTCAGATCAACTTCACCATGGGCTGGGTCTATGGCCTGAAGGCGTTCACAGCCGCGATCCTGGGCGGAATCGGCAACATCCCCGGCGCCATGCTCGGCGGTCTGCTTCTGGGAGTGATTGAAGCCATGGGCGCTACATATATCTCTCTGGCCTGGAAGGACGCCATTTCCTTCATGGTCCTGATCCTGATCCTGATCTTTCGCCCCACGGGCATCCTGGGCGAACGCGTGGCGGACAAAGTATGA